In Prunus dulcis chromosome 2, ALMONDv2, whole genome shotgun sequence, a single genomic region encodes these proteins:
- the LOC117620074 gene encoding vesicle-associated protein 1-3-like produces the protein MSTGDLLSIQPTELKFPFEVKKQSSCSLQLTNKTDKYVAFKVKTTNPKKYCVRPNAGIVLPGTTCDVTVTMQAQKEAPPDMQCKDKFLLQSVVTPDGVTPKDITPEMFNKEDGKVVGEFKLRVVYFPANPPSPVPEGSDEGSSPRASVLDNGNQNTSLFDAVSRSLEEPKEKSSEAWSMISKLTEEKTCALQQSQKLHRELDLLRKELSKNGGGGFSLLFVVLFGLLGILVGYFIRKT, from the exons ATGAGTACTGGAGATCTTCTTAGCATTCAGCCCACAGAGCTCAAATTCCCAT TTGAAGTGAAGAAGCAGAGCTCGTGTTCCTTGCAATTGACCAACAAAACAGATAAATATGTGGCGTTCAag GTTAAAACAACCAATCCAAAAAAATACTGCGTCCGGCCCAATGCTGGAATTGTTTTGCCTGGGACAACATGTGATGTTACAG TTACAATGCAAGCACAAAAAGAGGCACCCCCAGATATGCAGTGCAAGGACAAATTTCTCCTTCAAAGTGTTGTTACACCAGATGGTGTAACTCCGAAAGACATAACGCCTGAAATG TTCAACAAGGAGGATGGTAAAGTTGTGGGAGAGTTCAAATTGCGGGTAGTCTACTTTCCTGCGAATCCCCCATCACCTGTCCCTGAAGGATCTGACGAAGGCTCTTCTCCCAGGGCTTCAGTGCTTGATAATGGGAATCAAAACACTTCCTTGTTTGATGCT GTATCAAGATCTCTTGAGGAACCGAAAGAGAAGTCATCAGAG GCATGGTCCATGATTTCCAAGTTGACTGAGGAGAAGACCTGTGCTTTGCAACAAAGTCAGAAACTACATCGTGAACTG gacctgttgagAAAAGAACTAAGCAAAAATGGCGGGGGTGGATTTTCATTATTGTTTGTGGTGCTCTTTGGTCTTTTGGGCATCTTGGTTGGTTACTTCATCAGGAAAACATAG
- the LOC117618243 gene encoding 14 kDa proline-rich protein DC2.15-like: protein MASSMAIATIALLLSLNLVFFTTVSSNHHVPNCPPPPKTPKHPPPPTPIPPAKASCPKDTLKLGVCGDLLNGLVHLVVGTQPKTPCCSLIGGLADVEAAVCLCTTIKANVLGINLNVPVSLSLLLNYCVQLIYNCN, encoded by the exons ATGGCTTCTTCTATGGCAATTGCAACCAttgctcttcttctctcccttaACCTTGTATTTTTCACTACAGTGAGTTCAAATCACCATGTTCCTAATtgtccaccaccaccaaaaaccccaaaacacCCTCCTCCCCCAACCCCAATCCCTCCAGCTAAAGCCTCTTGCCCTAAGGACACCCTTAAGCTAGGGGTATGTGGTGATTTGTTGAATGGTTTGGTGCACCTTGTCGTGGGGACCCAACCAAAGACCCCTTGTTGTAGCCTCATTGGGGGTCTTGCTGATGTTGAAGCTGCTGTATGCCTTTGCACTACCATTAAAGCCAATGTTTTGGGCATCAATCTTAATGTGCCAGTCTCCTTAAGCTTGCTTTTGAATTACTGTG TTCAGCTTATATACAATTGTAACTAA
- the LOC117619532 gene encoding putative lipid-binding protein At4g00165, translated as MGFRGSQAVALFILFNIICLSLVSSNKVPCPPTSPSSPASVPKKQDKCPRDTLKFGVCGSWLGLVTEVIGTKPSKECCTLIKGLADLEAALCLCTAIKANVLGIVKLEVPVALSLLVNACGGKVPQGFVCA; from the coding sequence ATGGGCTTCAGGGGTTCCCAGGCAGTTGCTCTTTTCATTCTCTTTAACATCATATGTTTGTCTCTTGTTTCTTCTAACAAGGTTCCATGCCCTCCTACAAGTCCTTCCTCGCCTGCCTCTGTCCCAAAGAAGCAAGACAAATGCCCTAGAGATACCCTTAAGTTTGGTGTTTGTGGCAGTTGGTTAGGGTTGGTGACCGAGGTTATTGGGACTAAACCCAGCAAGGAATGCTGTACCCTAATCAAGGGTCTTGCAGATCTTGAAGCTGCATTGTGTCTCTGCACTGCTATTAAGGCCAATGTCTTGGGAATTGTCAAGCTCGAAGTGCCTGTTGCTCTTAGTTTGCTTGTTAATGCATGTGGAGGAAAGGTGCCACAAGGTTTTGTCTGTGCTTAA
- the LOC117619308 gene encoding uncharacterized protein LOC117619308, with amino-acid sequence MFVPSNLLPHWLDVLLSEKFYNACIIHEEAKKNEKNIYCLDCCMSLCPHCLNPHRPHRLLQIRRYVYHDVVRLDDAAKLIDCSSVQSYISNSAKVVFLNQRPQTRNCRGSGNICSTCDRSLQDPYLFCSLYCKIDYVLRTEGGLSKYLLECKFMSLPESGLDDGQMTPDSVLEPAGSTRTSSGSCGFGEVGCLALACTATTEIVRKKRSSMSTYRTACRPVFSPVSEISAGLMNRRKGTPHRAPLY; translated from the exons TTTGTTCCTTCAAATCTTCTACCCCACTGGCTTGACGTCCTGCTGTCTGAAAAGTTCTACAACGCTTGCATAATTCATGAGGAGGCAAAGAAGAACGAGAAGAACATCTACTGCTTGGACTGTTGCATGAGCCTCTGCCCTCACTGCTTGAATCCTCATCGCCCTCACCGACTTTTGCAG ATAAGGAGGTATGTTTACCACGACGTTGTAAGACTGGATGATGCTGCCAAGCTAATTGACTGTTCTTCTGTTCAA TCATACATAAGCAACAGTGCAAAAGTGGTGTTTTTAAACCAAAGGCCACAAACAAGGAATTGCAGAGGCTCAGGCAACATCTGCAGCACCTGTGACAGGAGCCTGCAAGACCCATATCTCTTTTGCTCCCTCTACTGCAAG ATTGATTACGTTCTAAGAACAGAAGGTGGCCTGTCCAAGTACCTTCTAGAGTGCAAATTCATGTCCTTACCCGAATCCGGTTTAGACGACGGTCAGATGACTCCTGACTCGGTTCTGGAACCGGCCGGTTCAACCCGAACATCTTCCGGGTCATGCGGGTTCGGTGAGGTGGGGTGTCTAGCCCTAGCCTGTACTGCCACGACCGAGATTGTGAGGAAAAAGAGGAGTAGCATGTCAACGTATCGGACAGCTTGTCGGCCGGTTTTTTCGCCAGTATCCGAAATTTCGGCCGGGTTGATGAACCGGCGAAAGGGAACGCCACATCGGGCTCCGCTGTATTGA
- the LOC117619520 gene encoding putative lipid-binding protein At4g00165: protein MGFRGSQAVALFILFNIICLSLVSSNKVPCPPTSPSSPASVPKKQDKCPRDTLKFGVCGSWLGLVTEVIGTKPSKECCTLIKGLADLEAALCLCTAIKANVLGIVKLEVPVALSLLVNACGGKVPQGFVCA, encoded by the coding sequence ATGGGCTTCAGGGGTTCCCAGGCAGTTGCTCTTTTCATTCTCTTTAACATCATATGTTTGTCTCTTGTTTCTTCTAACAAGGTTCCATGCCCTCCTACAAGTCCTTCCTCGCCTGCCTCTGTCCCAAAGAAGCAAGACAAATGCCCTAGAGATACCCTTAAGTTTGGTGTTTGTGGCAGTTGGTTAGGGTTGGTGACCGAGGTTATTGGGACTAAACCCAGCAAGGAATGCTGTACCCTAATCAAGGGTCTTGCAGATCTTGAAGCTGCATTGTGTCTCTGCACTGCTATTAAGGCCAATGTCTTGGGAATTGTCAAGCTTGAAGTGCCTGTTGCTCTTAGTTTGCTTGTTAATGCATGTGGAGGAAAGGTGCCACAAGGTTTTGTCTGTGCTTAA